The following are from one region of the Prevotella communis genome:
- a CDS encoding glycosyltransferase, with the protein MNIQVIITIIDVLLWLVIAANVMYVLFFALASHLPKKTHLPSAILRPFGSKRAEPERRHQTSDIRHQTSFLVLIPAYHEDAVIINTVKSFLQQDYPKDLYHLCVISDHMDVSTNEKLAVLPITLLQPTFENSSKAKALQYTVSNVRHQTSDIYDFVIILDADNIVAPDFLSRLSQIAHPGIAIQCHRTAKNANNNIAALDGLSEEINNSIFRRGHNRIGMSSALIGSGMCFEYNWFKSNVTKLNTVVEDRELEALLMMQGIYIHYAENIHVLDEKVSDNDNFQRQRLRWMTGQVQALFQMLPDVPKAIIARNINYIDKTIQQALIPRSILLALIPLLCVIATTSSYIFHLPSSIFHLKWWFLFISLCIALFLAIPKRMHRKTLFSKLIALPALVWKMLLNIIKINHKNKKFIHTTHDK; encoded by the coding sequence ATGAACATACAGGTCATCATCACCATCATAGATGTCCTGCTATGGCTTGTCATAGCAGCCAACGTGATGTATGTCCTATTCTTCGCCCTTGCATCTCATCTTCCCAAGAAAACACATCTTCCATCAGCCATCTTGCGTCCCTTTGGTAGCAAGCGAGCAGAGCCCGAGCGCAGACATCAGACATCAGACATCAGACATCAAACATCTTTCCTCGTCCTCATCCCTGCATATCACGAGGATGCAGTCATCATCAATACGGTGAAGTCATTCCTCCAACAGGACTACCCCAAAGACCTTTACCATCTTTGTGTCATCTCCGACCACATGGATGTCTCTACCAATGAAAAATTGGCAGTCCTCCCCATCACCCTACTCCAACCCACCTTCGAGAATAGCAGCAAAGCCAAAGCTCTGCAATATACAGTCTCAAATGTCAGACATCAGACATCAGACATCTATGACTTTGTCATTATTCTCGATGCCGATAACATCGTTGCTCCAGATTTCCTATCACGTCTCAGTCAAATCGCCCACCCAGGTATTGCCATACAATGTCATCGCACTGCAAAAAATGCTAATAATAACATTGCAGCTTTGGATGGACTCAGCGAAGAAATCAACAACAGCATCTTCCGTCGAGGACACAACCGCATTGGTATGTCCTCTGCCCTGATTGGCTCAGGAATGTGCTTTGAATACAATTGGTTTAAATCCAATGTCACAAAACTAAATACTGTCGTAGAAGACCGAGAATTAGAAGCTCTGCTCATGATGCAAGGCATTTATATCCACTATGCAGAAAATATACATGTTCTAGACGAGAAAGTCAGCGATAACGACAATTTCCAGCGTCAGCGTCTCCGCTGGATGACAGGTCAGGTGCAAGCATTATTCCAGATGCTCCCTGATGTTCCCAAGGCCATCATCGCCAGAAATATCAATTATATCGACAAAACTATTCAGCAGGCCCTTATTCCCCGCTCTATCCTTCTTGCCCTCATCCCACTATTGTGTGTGATTGCAACCACAAGTTCATACATCTTCCATCTTCCATCTTCCATCTTCCATCTTAAATGGTGGTTTCTATTCATTAGCCTTTGTATCGCACTTTTTCTAGCGATACCAAAGCGTATGCACCGAAAAACTTTATTCAGCAAACTCATAGCACTCCCAGCATTAGTCTGGAAGATGTTACTAAATATCATAAAAATTAATCACAAAAACAAGAAATTCATTCATACCACTCACGATAAATAA
- a CDS encoding ABC transporter permease, which yields MSNDWDIIITNKNRLFSLDLSEVWRYRDLLSMYVKRDIITFYKQTILGPLWFVIQPLFTTIMFMFVFGGIAGISTDGIPQAVFYLAGLVCWNYFQDCLSKCSDTFNANQAIFGKVYFPRLVVPLSIVISNLIKMAIQFALFLVVYIYYFASGIDFQVNVALLLIPLLIIMLGALGLGFGMIISSMTTKYRDLRFLITFGIQLWMYATPVIYPLSVMKDTYPKYIWVLVANPLTAILETFKYAFTGVGEFNWFYLGYSFAFTIIILMLGIVIFNRVQRNFMDVI from the coding sequence ATGTCAAACGATTGGGATATCATCATTACAAATAAGAACCGCCTGTTCAGTCTTGATTTGAGCGAGGTATGGCGCTATCGTGACTTATTATCCATGTATGTCAAGCGCGATATCATCACTTTCTATAAACAGACCATACTAGGGCCGCTTTGGTTTGTTATCCAGCCCCTGTTTACCACCATCATGTTCATGTTTGTATTTGGCGGCATTGCAGGTATTTCCACTGATGGCATTCCACAAGCCGTATTCTATCTGGCAGGTCTCGTATGTTGGAACTATTTCCAGGACTGTCTCAGTAAATGCTCAGATACTTTCAATGCCAATCAGGCCATTTTCGGCAAGGTTTACTTCCCCCGACTGGTTGTTCCCTTGTCTATTGTCATCTCAAATCTGATAAAGATGGCTATCCAGTTTGCCCTGTTCCTGGTGGTCTATATCTATTATTTCGCCTCTGGGATTGATTTTCAAGTCAATGTCGCACTTCTGCTCATCCCCCTACTCATCATCATGCTGGGTGCTTTGGGCTTAGGTTTTGGGATGATTATCTCTTCGATGACCACAAAGTATCGCGATTTGCGATTCCTCATAACGTTTGGCATTCAGTTGTGGATGTATGCCACACCTGTCATCTATCCTCTATCGGTAATGAAAGACACCTATCCCAAGTATATCTGGGTGCTAGTGGCCAATCCTCTGACAGCTATTCTTGAGACCTTCAAATATGCCTTCACTGGCGTTGGCGAGTTCAACTGGTTCTATTTAGGCTATAGCTTTGCCTTCACCATCATCATCCTGATGTTGGGTATTGTGATCTTCAACCGCGTACAACGCAACTTTATGGACGTCATCTAA
- a CDS encoding ABC transporter ATP-binding protein, which yields MSNTVIEFNNVGKQYILGSIGTGTLSQDLNRWWAHIRGKEDPYLKIGETNDRTQKGDSRFVWALRDISFKVEQGDVVGIVGKNGAGKSTLLKILSRVTSPTTGDIKIKGRIASLLEVGTGFHPEMTGRENIFMNGSIMGMTKAEIKSKFDEIVDFAGVAKYVDTPVKRYSSGMMVRLGFAIAAHLEPEILVVDEVLAVGDAEFQKKAIGKMQDVSKGEGRTVLFVSHNMAAVRSLCTRGVMLKNGMVDFIGNIPDTLEHYLKIDDSAQKEKIIDNVKFTKSTLKISNIEINGTNLSESTIQSNQRELTVKIEGHSKEDLNYDVMLIIRNKDGMPYATYAKGHYMGDIQHQPAGDFVIERTIQLPEILTRGAVYVDLFLHHPMVEYQLKAPNCCILETMGYQQGFGSAMNQIDNGFMGLNDK from the coding sequence ATGAGTAACACTGTTATAGAATTCAACAACGTAGGCAAACAATATATACTGGGCTCCATTGGTACAGGCACACTAAGTCAGGACCTCAATCGTTGGTGGGCACATATCAGAGGTAAGGAAGACCCCTATCTGAAGATTGGCGAAACAAACGACCGCACCCAAAAGGGCGACAGTCGTTTCGTCTGGGCTCTGCGCGACATTAGTTTCAAGGTAGAGCAAGGCGATGTCGTAGGAATCGTGGGTAAGAATGGTGCAGGCAAATCAACCTTGTTAAAGATTCTCTCGCGCGTCACATCACCTACAACTGGAGACATCAAAATCAAAGGCCGCATTGCTTCACTATTGGAAGTCGGTACGGGATTCCATCCTGAGATGACTGGTCGTGAGAATATCTTCATGAATGGCTCTATTATGGGCATGACCAAGGCTGAGATCAAAAGCAAGTTCGACGAGATTGTCGACTTTGCTGGTGTCGCTAAATACGTAGATACGCCTGTTAAACGCTATTCATCAGGTATGATGGTACGTCTGGGTTTTGCCATTGCAGCCCATTTGGAACCAGAGATTCTGGTAGTTGATGAAGTCCTGGCTGTGGGTGATGCTGAATTCCAGAAGAAAGCCATCGGCAAGATGCAGGATGTCAGCAAGGGCGAAGGTCGCACCGTTCTCTTCGTAAGTCACAATATGGCAGCAGTTCGCAGTCTCTGCACACGTGGCGTCATGCTGAAAAACGGTATGGTAGATTTCATTGGTAACATTCCTGATACGCTTGAGCATTATCTGAAGATTGATGATAGTGCCCAAAAGGAGAAGATCATCGATAATGTAAAATTCACCAAGAGTACGTTGAAAATCAGCAATATAGAAATCAATGGTACTAACCTCTCTGAGTCCACCATTCAAAGTAATCAACGCGAACTGACCGTAAAGATTGAGGGACATTCTAAGGAGGACCTGAACTACGACGTCATGCTTATTATTCGAAACAAGGACGGTATGCCCTATGCCACCTATGCCAAAGGCCATTATATGGGCGACATTCAGCATCAGCCTGCAGGTGATTTCGTGATAGAGCGCACCATCCAACTGCCAGAGATTCTCACACGTGGTGCTGTCTATGTTGATCTGTTTCTCCATCACCCCATGGTGGAATATCAGCTTAAGGCGCCCAACTGCTGTATCCTCGAGACCATGGGCTATCAGCAAGGTTTCGGTTCTGCCATGAACCAAATAGACAACGGTTTTATGGGCCTCAACGACAAATAA
- a CDS encoding acyltransferase family protein, producing MGKIVHNNYITVAKAIGIILMVIGHSGCPALLFRFIYLFHMPLFFFCSGIFFKEIISKDNAFVFLKKRFVGLYVPFVKWSVFFLLIHNLLILVGIYNSQYGFEGGSLFYGIKETLNNLGMILFTMHGYDELLGGFWFIRALFLSSLSIVVFSILLRKVPMYNHELMCLIFLLLTVLIRRYLNNTELWSDMSMGTFGALFFIVGNLQNQYGNIWKNKYVLATCSLTLMLSMFYFGDVVKMECGYNKVIPYAIAAISGILAVLFFSYALEKKASLICPVMYYIGNHTLLILALHFLCFRLVSVVLVFIYNIDFVHVAEHPVIQNIDTSIGSWWWMLYAFAGISIPLLLKYGIDSLISKVR from the coding sequence ATGGGAAAAATAGTTCATAACAATTACATTACTGTTGCAAAAGCGATAGGAATAATCTTAATGGTGATAGGGCATTCTGGTTGTCCTGCATTGCTGTTTAGATTCATCTATTTGTTCCACATGCCATTATTCTTTTTTTGTTCTGGCATCTTTTTTAAAGAAATAATATCAAAAGATAATGCTTTCGTTTTTTTGAAGAAGAGATTTGTGGGTTTGTATGTGCCATTTGTGAAATGGTCTGTGTTTTTTCTTTTAATTCATAACCTTCTAATTCTGGTCGGGATATATAATTCACAATATGGTTTTGAAGGAGGTTCTTTGTTCTATGGAATTAAAGAAACATTGAATAATTTGGGAATGATTTTGTTTACGATGCATGGTTATGATGAACTATTGGGAGGATTTTGGTTTATTCGAGCATTGTTTTTATCATCATTGTCAATCGTAGTTTTTTCAATCCTGCTACGTAAAGTTCCAATGTATAATCATGAATTAATGTGCTTGATATTTCTTCTGTTAACGGTTCTTATTAGAAGATATTTAAATAATACGGAATTATGGAGTGATATGTCAATGGGTACTTTTGGAGCTTTGTTTTTTATTGTTGGTAATCTTCAGAATCAATATGGAAATATTTGGAAAAATAAATATGTACTTGCGACGTGCAGTTTGACTCTAATGCTTTCGATGTTTTATTTTGGTGACGTTGTAAAAATGGAATGCGGATATAATAAAGTCATTCCTTATGCAATTGCTGCCATTTCTGGTATATTAGCTGTTTTATTTTTTTCCTATGCATTAGAGAAAAAAGCGTCATTAATTTGTCCTGTCATGTATTATATTGGAAACCATACGTTATTGATTCTGGCACTTCATTTCCTTTGCTTTAGGCTTGTTAGCGTAGTTCTAGTCTTTATTTATAATATTGACTTTGTTCATGTAGCAGAGCATCCTGTTATACAGAATATCGACACCTCTATTGGTTCTTGGTGGTGGATGTTGTATGCTTTTGCTGGTATTAGTATTCCTTTATTGTTGAAATATGGAATAGATTCACTGATAAGTAAAGTAAGATGA
- a CDS encoding glycosyltransferase family 2 protein, which produces MRYSIITINYNNKEGLEHTIKSVINQTFKNYEYIIIDGGSTDGSVEIIKQYTDHINYWISEKDKGVYNAMNKGVAQAKGDYLVFMNSGDCFHSPNVLSSVTNYKEDIICGKVLKGNSTTPSGHHKSSITLVDLMRGSLPHQAMLIKRGLMVKHPYDENYKILSDWKFCIQALVFDNCTFRNSDVVVADYDINGISTNSNGLLTKEREIILKELFPQRIIEDYELLTPVDDELLDQSLLLTQTVGARRLVKGFTSLILQFTRKK; this is translated from the coding sequence ATGAGATACTCCATCATCACCATTAACTATAATAATAAAGAAGGACTGGAACACACAATCAAGAGTGTTATTAATCAGACATTCAAGAACTACGAGTATATCATCATTGATGGTGGTTCTACAGATGGTAGTGTAGAGATTATCAAGCAATATACAGACCACATCAACTATTGGATCTCAGAAAAAGATAAAGGCGTATATAATGCTATGAATAAAGGTGTTGCTCAGGCAAAAGGAGATTATTTGGTATTCATGAATTCTGGCGATTGTTTTCATTCACCAAATGTTTTAAGTTCTGTAACTAACTATAAGGAGGATATCATTTGTGGAAAAGTATTAAAGGGCAATTCGACTACACCAAGCGGACACCACAAGTCTTCCATCACGTTGGTAGACTTAATGCGTGGCAGCCTACCCCATCAAGCGATGCTTATCAAAAGAGGACTGATGGTAAAGCATCCTTATGATGAGAATTACAAAATACTCTCTGACTGGAAATTCTGTATTCAGGCTCTTGTTTTTGACAACTGTACATTCCGTAATAGCGATGTCGTCGTTGCCGACTATGACATCAACGGCATAAGCACCAATTCAAACGGTCTGTTGACTAAGGAGCGTGAAATCATCCTGAAAGAACTCTTTCCTCAACGAATCATAGAAGACTACGAGTTATTGACACCTGTTGATGATGAATTACTTGACCAGTCACTTCTCCTTACTCAGACAGTAGGTGCACGCAGACTGGTGAAAGGTTTTACAAGTCTTATATTACAATTCACCCGCAAAAAATAA
- a CDS encoding glycosyltransferase family 2 protein has translation MDVSVIIPVYNTEKYLNACVDSILLQADVSLEIILVDDGSTDASPIICDDYAQKHENIHVLHIQNSGPATAKNEGLKLAKGNYIALTDSDDRMEPLMLNKMVSAGYEYDADIVCCNYKQIDEQGNVSHLNSTNQQYVLNHEEGLIHFFSKDKIYSQCWTKLYKRQMLTDNHIENDSGLRTDEDFIFNIRAFVHAKTTVIVDEPLYEYTHRENSLAHAYFKSHIYQYIDNRIQRVKVTQNAVKNESDTIKHWSTVHIIMYHNELLGKVALFPEYYADPRIKEILRFIKRNKSILNQHYALCGFSKIGKMLITYLPSCLYMKYRKSKV, from the coding sequence ATGGATGTAAGTGTTATTATTCCCGTTTACAATACAGAAAAATATCTGAACGCCTGCGTTGACAGTATTCTTCTGCAAGCAGATGTCTCCTTAGAGATTATTCTTGTTGATGACGGTTCTACTGATGCATCACCCATTATCTGTGATGATTATGCTCAGAAACATGAAAACATCCATGTGCTCCATATTCAAAACTCAGGTCCTGCAACAGCCAAGAACGAAGGGCTCAAACTTGCCAAAGGAAACTATATTGCTCTCACAGACAGTGATGACAGAATGGAGCCATTGATGCTTAACAAAATGGTAAGTGCAGGTTATGAATATGATGCAGATATTGTTTGTTGCAATTACAAACAGATAGACGAGCAAGGCAATGTATCACATCTCAACAGCACCAACCAGCAATATGTCCTGAACCACGAAGAAGGACTCATTCACTTTTTCTCCAAAGACAAAATCTATTCTCAGTGCTGGACTAAGCTTTACAAGCGCCAGATGCTCACTGACAACCATATCGAGAATGATTCTGGTCTTCGTACTGACGAGGACTTTATCTTCAACATCCGTGCTTTTGTTCATGCAAAGACAACTGTTATCGTTGATGAGCCACTCTACGAATATACGCATCGCGAAAATTCACTTGCTCATGCCTATTTCAAAAGCCACATCTACCAGTATATCGACAATCGAATCCAGAGAGTAAAAGTCACTCAAAATGCTGTTAAGAATGAGTCTGACACTATCAAGCATTGGAGCACCGTACATATTATCATGTACCATAACGAGCTCTTGGGTAAAGTGGCTTTATTCCCAGAATACTACGCAGACCCACGAATTAAAGAAATTCTCAGATTCATCAAACGCAACAAATCCATTCTCAATCAGCATTATGCCCTCTGTGGATTTAGCAAAATTGGAAAGATGTTGATTACATATCTGCCTAGTTGTCTCTACATGAAATATAGAAAATCTAAAGTGTAA
- a CDS encoding glycosyltransferase encodes MKNSLLSIISPVYNVEAYLDRSVQSILSQSYRDIELILIDDGSQDGSSTMCDNWAEKDSRVIVVHQKNAGVSAARNTGLQKAKGDYLTFVDPDDFLASETYALNMTYLIEHQDVDILQYPYCNYINEHNTPDYHRPAVALLKGAEEIFRNWWSGTPLEYVIWNKIYKRHLWNDVHFNVGHISEDTCLVPKFVKQANAVYISDQGLYYYQRERMESYTYEYNFDKHLDLFYAHAVIYDCFKDFPNMTTEKVQAFTRLYRRLIIAKQTNPSANTTDAQQLLSKMFPTWHEILSSQHTEKSWLAASKIIGSRLFTLLYLFYLSLRNR; translated from the coding sequence ATGAAGAATTCTTTATTAAGCATCATATCGCCCGTCTACAATGTGGAAGCCTATCTGGATAGAAGTGTTCAGAGCATCTTGTCGCAGTCATACCGTGATATAGAATTGATTCTGATTGATGATGGTTCACAAGATGGCTCGTCTACTATGTGCGACAATTGGGCGGAAAAGGATTCACGTGTTATCGTCGTCCACCAAAAGAATGCTGGTGTCAGTGCAGCCAGGAACACAGGACTGCAAAAAGCGAAGGGCGACTATCTTACCTTTGTCGATCCCGATGATTTTCTCGCTTCTGAGACCTACGCCCTAAACATGACTTATTTGATTGAGCATCAAGATGTTGACATACTACAATATCCTTATTGCAACTACATCAATGAGCATAACACACCTGATTATCATCGACCAGCAGTAGCATTGCTGAAAGGCGCAGAGGAGATTTTCCGCAACTGGTGGTCTGGCACCCCTCTGGAGTATGTCATTTGGAACAAAATTTATAAGCGCCATCTTTGGAATGATGTCCACTTCAACGTAGGGCACATCTCTGAGGATACATGTTTAGTACCCAAATTCGTAAAGCAAGCCAACGCTGTATATATCTCAGACCAAGGACTCTATTACTACCAGCGCGAACGCATGGAGTCCTACACATATGAGTATAATTTCGACAAGCATCTCGACCTGTTCTATGCCCATGCAGTCATCTACGATTGTTTTAAAGACTTTCCTAATATGACTACAGAGAAGGTACAGGCTTTTACTCGTCTTTACAGACGACTGATAATTGCCAAGCAGACCAATCCCAGTGCCAATACAACAGATGCCCAGCAATTATTATCCAAGATGTTCCCAACATGGCATGAGATTCTATCCTCTCAGCATACTGAGAAATCATGGTTGGCTGCATCCAAGATTATCGGAAGCCGACTATTCACATTGCTATACCTATTCTATTTGTCGTTACGAAATCGCTAA
- a CDS encoding alpha-1,2-fucosyltransferase has product MCNRLWAFIPALAYALHKQQKLNVFFAKQSYLDLFPHLKRCHQVRFLCSHNRPTPAPLEWRLALWSEKRHLEIATDLRKAHKTKCFSFIDGWQHRSDISFIVEQKSKIVELFKPADDVIHRVNSYFENYDGITIGVHVRRGDYKEYLDGKYYYADSVYAQVLEQLRSLFGEEGQKVRFLICSNEPFNVSTTQNDTFFINDADAITDLYALSRCDYIVGPPSSFSQWASFYGDVPLCQLFNANPSFTKESFSPIVRMDTFANGLQILMNEDKQAFYLG; this is encoded by the coding sequence ATGTGCAACCGTTTATGGGCCTTTATTCCGGCACTAGCCTATGCATTGCATAAGCAACAAAAACTTAATGTCTTCTTTGCAAAGCAATCATACTTAGACTTATTTCCCCATCTGAAGCGCTGCCATCAAGTGCGTTTCCTCTGCAGTCACAACCGTCCCACGCCAGCCCCACTGGAATGGCGACTCGCCTTATGGTCGGAGAAAAGGCATCTTGAAATAGCAACGGACTTACGTAAGGCACATAAGACAAAGTGTTTCTCTTTTATCGATGGATGGCAGCATCGCAGCGATATTTCCTTTATCGTAGAGCAGAAAAGTAAAATCGTAGAACTTTTCAAGCCTGCGGACGACGTAATTCATCGTGTAAACAGCTATTTTGAGAACTATGACGGAATAACTATTGGGGTCCATGTGCGCCGTGGTGACTATAAGGAATATCTTGATGGTAAATACTATTATGCCGATAGTGTCTATGCACAGGTCCTCGAGCAACTACGTTCTTTATTTGGTGAAGAAGGACAAAAAGTGCGCTTTCTAATATGTTCCAACGAGCCCTTCAATGTGTCCACTACACAAAATGACACATTCTTCATCAATGACGCCGATGCCATTACCGACCTCTATGCGCTGAGTCGCTGTGATTACATCGTTGGCCCTCCCAGCAGTTTCTCCCAATGGGCCTCGTTTTATGGCGATGTTCCACTTTGCCAACTATTTAATGCGAATCCCTCATTTACGAAAGAATCATTCTCACCAATTGTCCGCATGGATACATTTGCTAATGGTCTACAAATTCTAATGAATGAAGATAAGCAGGCTTTTTATCTAGGATGA
- a CDS encoding sialate O-acetylesterase, translated as MKAFTIIIATIASLLFTACQENYEHKTVVCIPVYGQSLALGEEAERMTDFDSLAAYADGRIVTENLDHHFGYFDNDHKKQWFKKAIGYKKRAYELSVYKMAQILADQFGKDTLICIFPGGQGATAIANLSKGTLPYQRFIENIQTAFETSQERGWDFFIPAICWMQGESDIVDYPNTVYQNMLTQIWKDMNDDILRITQQKDSIPFICYQSNSLGRAINFKADTFLCKETEVPQTFVELLLDNPHFWASGPTYPYACVNEKIHIDAKGQQSIGALAAETAFKLIKGENRFRGLIPLRSTICDNVVKIAFNVPNPPLTLDTIQVSKARLYGFSVINDKNKDIAQSIDIDNNSVIILCSESPIGCRIRYAVNGDYMKSGNLHGPRGNLRDSNNHWCYQFDLPSIKIPLSDESESKELSK; from the coding sequence ATGAAAGCATTCACAATTATCATCGCAACAATAGCAAGCCTTCTGTTTACCGCCTGCCAGGAGAATTACGAACATAAGACGGTGGTTTGCATTCCTGTCTATGGTCAGAGTCTGGCATTAGGCGAGGAGGCTGAACGCATGACGGATTTCGATTCTTTGGCTGCCTATGCTGATGGTCGCATTGTAACAGAGAATTTGGACCATCATTTCGGATACTTTGATAACGACCATAAAAAACAATGGTTCAAGAAGGCAATAGGTTATAAGAAACGTGCCTATGAGCTATCTGTATATAAAATGGCACAGATATTGGCAGATCAATTTGGAAAAGACACCCTGATTTGTATTTTCCCTGGTGGACAAGGAGCCACAGCCATTGCTAACCTAAGCAAAGGAACTTTACCCTATCAGAGATTTATTGAAAACATACAAACGGCATTCGAGACATCTCAAGAGCGAGGATGGGATTTTTTCATTCCAGCAATCTGCTGGATGCAAGGAGAGTCTGACATCGTGGACTATCCCAATACTGTATATCAAAACATGTTGACTCAAATCTGGAAAGACATGAATGATGATATCCTGCGGATAACCCAACAAAAGGACAGCATTCCTTTCATTTGCTATCAGTCCAATTCCTTAGGAAGAGCCATAAATTTTAAAGCAGACACATTTCTATGTAAGGAAACAGAAGTTCCTCAGACCTTTGTGGAACTGCTACTTGACAATCCTCATTTCTGGGCGAGTGGACCTACTTATCCATATGCTTGTGTCAACGAGAAGATACATATTGATGCAAAAGGCCAACAAAGCATCGGTGCACTTGCGGCAGAAACAGCGTTCAAACTCATCAAAGGCGAGAACCGTTTCCGTGGACTAATTCCCCTACGGTCCACAATCTGTGACAACGTCGTCAAGATTGCATTTAATGTACCTAACCCTCCCCTTACACTCGATACTATCCAAGTAAGTAAAGCACGCCTTTATGGCTTTAGCGTAATCAATGATAAGAATAAAGACATTGCTCAGTCCATTGACATTGATAATAATTCCGTGATAATTCTCTGTTCAGAATCACCGATAGGCTGCCGAATTCGTTATGCTGTAAATGGTGACTATATGAAGAGTGGCAATCTTCATGGTCCACGTGGAAATCTTCGTGACTCCAACAATCATTGGTGTTATCAATTCGATCTCCCAAGCATCAAGATTCCATTATCAGATGAATCTGAGTCTAAAGAACTATCAAAATAA
- a CDS encoding acyltransferase: MKQRVWYFDILNVVACICVVCLHCNGFVHSFIKDSWWWLRVLVEVVCFFAVPVFFMLSGATLLNYRKKYTTTTFFKKRFTRTFIPFIFWSIFFYSLYISCHGTDLLSWREVLKNICTGKIPLTNYWFFIDLFLIYAFMPFLSILKQAMSMKQIMYLCLLLGLFQTVIPTVFYFTNIQVDISFPIGGYAIYVFVGYYLSHSTIETDDLWMTLLGAIALVSLTGRYVLVYFSESENPALFSYLGPYAIFPAIFIFLLFKRLFTINEKNHRICTFLSSKSLGVYLIHTFLISIIGKVINREEVVFIPISIIIVYLSSVLLVYLLQKNKYLKYLVP; the protein is encoded by the coding sequence ATGAAACAAAGGGTTTGGTATTTTGATATTCTCAATGTGGTAGCATGCATCTGCGTAGTATGCTTGCATTGTAATGGCTTTGTGCATTCTTTCATAAAGGATAGCTGGTGGTGGCTAAGGGTACTTGTCGAGGTGGTTTGTTTCTTTGCTGTTCCAGTATTTTTCATGCTTTCAGGAGCAACTCTTCTGAACTACCGAAAAAAGTACACAACGACTACATTCTTCAAAAAACGTTTTACCCGCACTTTCATCCCCTTCATATTTTGGAGTATATTCTTCTATTCATTATACATCTCTTGCCATGGGACCGACCTTCTTTCATGGAGAGAGGTTTTGAAAAATATCTGTACAGGCAAGATACCATTAACCAACTATTGGTTTTTTATCGACCTTTTCCTAATCTATGCTTTCATGCCATTCCTTTCAATTCTGAAGCAAGCCATGTCCATGAAACAAATCATGTATCTATGCCTGCTGTTAGGTCTGTTTCAAACGGTTATTCCAACAGTATTCTACTTCACAAATATACAAGTAGACATATCATTCCCTATTGGAGGGTATGCTATATACGTATTTGTTGGTTACTATCTTAGTCATTCAACAATCGAGACAGACGACCTATGGATGACACTGTTAGGGGCTATAGCTCTCGTCTCTCTGACAGGACGCTATGTGCTAGTCTATTTTTCTGAGTCAGAGAATCCAGCCTTATTCTCATATCTCGGCCCTTATGCCATTTTTCCTGCCATCTTTATCTTCCTTCTTTTCAAGAGGCTGTTTACAATAAATGAAAAGAATCATCGCATTTGTACCTTTCTTTCCTCGAAAAGTTTAGGAGTGTATCTAATCCATACGTTTCTTATCTCAATTATTGGAAAAGTAATCAATAGAGAGGAGGTGGTATTTATACCCATATCTATCATCATTGTATATCTTTCATCAGTACTTCTTGTGTACCTTCTGCAGAAGAATAAATATCTCAAATATTTAGTACCCTAA